One stretch of Glandiceps talaboti chromosome 7, keGlaTala1.1, whole genome shotgun sequence DNA includes these proteins:
- the LOC144437908 gene encoding cytosolic beta-glucosidase-like produces the protein MASHHLLITMGLLLVLTKYRSTCGLELINDKFVYENFQDEDRDVYLHNRFSKGFAWGVATSAYQIEGGWNEGGRGPSIWDTFVHESGNVYMDHTGDVACDSYNKFAEDIEMLKNLGVKYYRFSISWSRLLPDGTLRHPANNDGLQYYHRLIDSLIEADIEPVITLFHFDMPQALQDIGGFDNKQTAQHFQFFADLCFREYGEKVKYWITFNEPYAYVMFGHHYGMLPPKMKKPLQYSYNMAHNMILAHARIWKRYHSKYGKEQQGFVGMTFTTMWAEPMRREMGVDITAANLYMYNTIGWFGHPLYHGDYPEEMKEYIRDHTNITLPKFLPEEREQLLTRSCDFFGVNHYMTVVAKARDTEEPNALFDPLTVYTQYNGSWEVREGFYTIVPWGLRRALQWVDHHYNQPVIFVTENGLPNIGDDPYLEDEDRIKYLTSYIDETLKAQFLDGVDVRGYFAWSLMDNFEWTYGYSMKFGLYYVNFTDPDRPRIPRKSAKVYAQIIEDNGLPSKTREDL, from the exons ATGGCCTCTCATCATCTTCTCATTACAATGGGACTGTTGTTGGTACTTACAAAGTACAGATCGACATGTGGGCTGGAGCTAATCAATGACAAGTTCGTTTACGAAAATTTTCAAGACGAAGACCGTGATGTATACCTGCACAATAGATTCAGCAAGGGGTTTGCGTGGGGTGTGGCTACGTCAGCATATCAAATCGAAGGTGGCTGGAACGAAGGCGGTAGGGGTCCTAGCATATGGGACACATTCGTACACGAAAGTGGTAACGTATATATGGACCACACAGGTGATGTTGCTTGTGATAGTTACAACAAATTTGCTGAAGATATCGAAATGTTGAAAAATCTTGGAGTGAAGTACTATCGGTTTTCTATTTCTTGGTCAAGGTTACTACCGGATGGAACATTACGTCATCCTGCCAATAATGATGGATTACAATATTATCACAGACTGATCGACTCTCTGATTGAAGCCGATATTGAACCGGTTATTACCTTATTTCACTTTGACATGCCTCAAGCCTTGCAGGATATTGGTGGATTtgataacaaacaaacagctcAACATTTTCAATTCTTTGCCGATCTTTGCTTTCGAGAGTATGGTGAGAAAGTGAAATATTGGATTACTTTTAACGAACCGTACGCCTATGTGATGTTCGGACATCACTACGGTATGCTGCCGCCAAAAATGAAGAAACCTCTTCAATACAGCTACAATATGGCGCATAATATGATATTAGCACATGCCCGTATTTGGAAACGATATcattccaaatatggtaaaGAGCAACAGGGATTTGTTGGTATGACGTTTACAACGATGTGGGCTGAACCAATGAGAAGAGAGATGGGTGTTGACATTACCGCTGccaatttgtatatgtataatactatTGGCTGGTTCGGTCATCCACTTTATCATGGGGACTACCCAGAAGAAATGAAAGAGTACATAAGAGATCATACAAACATTACTTTACCAAAGTTCCTGCCAGAGGAAAGAGAACAACTTTTGACGCGAAGCTGTGATTTTTTCGGTGTTAATCACTACATGACTGTCGTGGCAAAGGCACGCGACACGGAGGAGCCAAACGCTCTTTTCGACCCATTGACGGTTTACACTCAATACAACGGCAGTTGGGAAGTCCGAGAGGGTTTCTACACCATTGTGCCATGGGGATTACGAAGAGCTTTACAATGGGTTGATCATCATTACAATCAGCCTGTAATCTTTGTCACGGAGAATGGATTGCCGAACATTGGAGACGATCCCTACTTGGAAGACGAGGACAGAATTAAGTATTTGACATCGTACATTGATGAAACTCTCAAAG CTCAATTCTTGGACGGCGTTGATGTACGGGGCTACTTTGCATGGTCGCTGATGGACAATTTTGAATGGACATACGGTTACAGTATGAAGTTTGGATTATACTACGTCAACTTTACTGATCCTGACCGGCCAAGAATTCCGAGGAAATCAGCGAAAGTATATGCCCAAATCATCGAGGACAACGGACTTCCTTCAAAGACAAGAGAAGATCTATAA